A stretch of the Carassius carassius chromosome 6, fCarCar2.1, whole genome shotgun sequence genome encodes the following:
- the LOC132141782 gene encoding GPI-linked NAD(P)(+)--arginine ADP-ribosyltransferase 1-like, with amino-acid sequence MGSLRFHAFLLLLLYTTVVQITAGVTHMGLFPEAADYSFYNCRKEMLQMVTKRGGLLQTELNNNKDFKTMWENTTCKKAIPGSTPEHMTALQNYVEASEFRKTFKNLVQKHGRSRSTYRDEFPFKSLFFLLTDAMNLTGHKECRTVYSGAEKQYDAKIGEKVRFVSFFPAKLQFSVATEDASTDGDTGTVFNITSCSVINLEDYGCSSEEMDALISPTEVFTVKDITPVKNNNDDYIEITLVHSHFNSSSDCSSLVSLPEESKESSTSFLTSSFLNLMSSFLLMCFYTLIL; translated from the exons ATGGGAAGCTTGAGGTTCCATGCATTTCTCCTGCTGCTCTTGTACACT ACTGTGGTGCAGATAACTGCAGGAGTGACTCACATGGGCTTGTTTCCTGAAGCAGCTGATTACTCGTTCTACAACTGTCGGAAAGAGATGCTGCAAATGGTCACAAAACGTGGAGGTCTGCTGCAGACAGAGCTTAACAACAATAAGGATTTTAAAACTATGTGGGAAAACACAACATGCAAAAAGGCCATTCCAGGGAGTACACCGGAGCACATGACTGCGCTGCAGAACTATGTTGAAGCTTCTGAATTTCGTAAAACATTCAAGAACTTGGTTCAGAAACACGGCAGGAGCAGATCAACTTACAGAGACGAGTTTCCTTTCAAATCTCTTTTCTTCCTGCTGACAGATGCCATGAATCTCACAGGCCACAAGGAATGTCGTACAGTGTACTCTGGCGCAGAGAAGCAATATGATGCCAAAATTGGAGAGAAAGTACGTTTTGTGAGTTTTTTTCCAGCAAAACTGCAATTTTCTGTTGCAACTGAAGATGCAAGTACAGATGGAGACACTgggactgttttcaacatcactTCTTGTTCTGTGATTAATCTTGAAGATTATGGGTGTAGTTCAGAGGAAATGGATGCACTAATATCACCCACTGAAGTTTTCACAGTTAAGGATATCACACCTGTTAagaataataatgatgattacATAGAGATCACCTTGGTGCATTCTCACTTTAACAGTTCTTCTGACTGCAGCAGCCTTGTCag CTTACCTGAAGAATCTAAAGAATCATCGACAAGTTTCCTGACTTCCAGTTTCCTGAATCTGATGTCTTCCTTTCTCCTGATGTGCTTCTACACGCTGATTCTGTGA
- the LOC132141783 gene encoding GPI-linked NAD(P)(+)--arginine ADP-ribosyltransferase 1-like: MGSLRFHALLLLLLYTTVVQITAGVTHMGLFPEAADYSFYNCRKEMLQMVTKRGGLLQTELNNNKDFKTMWENTTCKKAIPGSTPEHMTALQNYVEASEFRKTFKNLVQKHGRSRSTYRDEFPFKSLFFLLTDAMNLTGNKECRTVYSGAEKQYDAKIGEKVRFVSFFPAKLQFSVATEDASTDGDTGTVFSITSCSVINLEDYGCSSEEMDALISPTEVFTVKDITPVKNNNDDYIEITLVHSHFNSSSDCSSLVSLPEESKESSTSFLTSSFLNLMSSFLLLCFYTLIL, translated from the exons ATGGGAAGCTTGAGGTTCCATGCATTGCTCCTGCTGCTCTTGTACACT ACTGTGGTGCAGATAACTGCAGGAGTGACTCACATGGGCTTGTTTCCTGAAGCAGCTGATTACTCGTTCTACAACTGTCGGAAAGAGATGCTGCAAATGGTCACAAAACGTGGAGGTCTGCTGCAGACAGAGCTTAACAACAATAAGGATTTTAAAACTATGTGGGAAAACACAACATGCAAAAAGGCCATTCCAGGGAGTACACCGGAGCACATGACTGCGCTGCAGAACTATGTTGAAGCTTCTGAATTTCGTAAAACATTCAAGAACTTGGTTCAGAAACACGGCAGGAGCAGATCAACTTACAGAGACGAGTTTCCTTTCAAATCTCTTTTCTTCCTGCTGACAGATGCCATGAATCTCACAGGCAACAAGGAATGTCGTACAGTGTACTCTGGCGCAGAGAAGCAATATGATGCCAAAATTGGAGAGAAAGTACGTTTTGTGAGTTTTTTTCCAGCAAAACTGCAATTTTCTGTTGCAACTGAAGATGCAAGTACAGATGGAGACACTGGGACTGTTTTCAGCATCACTTCTTGTTCTGTGATTAATCTTGAAGATTATGGGTGTAGTTCAGAGGAAATGGATGCACTAATATCACCCACTGAAGTTTTCACAGTTAAGGATATCACACCTGTTAagaataataatgatgattacATAGAGATCACCTTGGTGCATTCTCACTTTAACAGTTCTTCTGACTGCAGCAGCCTTGTCag CTTACCTGAAGAATCTAAAGAATCATCGACAAGTTTCCTGACTTCCAGTTTCCTGAATCTGATGTCTTCCTTTCTCCTGCTGTGCTTCTACACGCTGATTCTGTGA
- the LOC132141784 gene encoding Kv channel-interacting protein 4-like produces the protein MKMSSRRRRCKRQLIKFTQHITRLITGTLSSDNEDEEQESMTERYHPENLEQLQSQTHFSRQELQLLFRGFKNDCPSGVVNEDTFKNIYALFFPLGDSSKYAQFLFNAFDKDKNGSLSFEELVCDLSVLLRGTTEEKLNWAFNLYDINSDGQITKEEMLDILKSIYDLMGKSVHPRLKEEAVRQHVRMFFQKMDINQDGVVTIEEFMDCCQKDEDIMQSLKIFDNAV, from the exons ATGAAAATGAGCAGCCGACGGCGACGATGCAAACGACAGCTGATCAAGTTCACTCAGCACATTACTCGATTAATCACAGGAACTCTGAGCTCAG ATAATGAGGACGAAGAACAAGAGAGCATGACGGAGCGCTATCACCCGGAAAATCTGGAGCAGCTGCAGTCGCAGACCCACTTCTCCAGACAAGAGCTGCAGTTACTCTTCAGAGGATTCAAGAAC GATTGTCCGAGTGGAGTTGTGAATGAGGACACTTTTAAAAACATCTATGCCTTGTTCTTCCCACTAGGAG attcatcAAAGTATGCTCAGTTTCTTTTCAATGCATTTGATAAAGATAAGAACGGCTCTCTTAGTTTTGAG GAGTTAGTCTGTGATCTTTCTGTTTTGTTGAGAGGCACTACTGAAGAGAAGCTGAACTGGGCTTTCAATCTATACGACATCAACAGCGATGGACAGATCACTAAAGAG gAGATGTTGGATATATTGAAGTCTATTTATGATCTGATGGGGAAATCTGTCCATCCTCGACTGAAAGAGGAGGCAGTGAGGCAACACGTCAGAATGTTCTTCCAA AAAATGGACATAAATCAGGATGGTGTAGTAACTATTGAGGAATTCATGGACTGCTGCCAAAAA gATGAGGATATAATGCAGTCTCTTAAGATTTTTGACAATGCTGTTTAG
- the LOC132141785 gene encoding fatty acid-binding protein, intestinal-like: protein MAFNGTWKVDRNDNYEKFMEQMGINMVKRKLASHDNLKITLEQTGDEFHVKEVSTFRSLEINFTLGVSFEYSQADGTELTGSWVMEGDMLKGTFTRKDNGKSLITTRKIIGEELVQTYTYEGVEAKRIFKKA, encoded by the exons ATGGCCTTCAACGGCACCTGGAAAGTGGACCGCAATGACAACTACGAGAAGTTCATGGAGCAAATGG GCATCAACATGGTTAAGAGGAAGCTAGCGTCTCATGACAACCTGAAGATCACTCTGGAACAGACCGGAGACGAGTTCCACGTGAAGGAAGTCAGCACTTTCCGCTCGCTGGAGATCAACTTTACTCTCGGCGTCAGCTTTGAATATTCTCAGGCAGACGGCACCGAGCTCACG GGGTCCTGGGTCATGGAGGGTGACATGCTGAAGGGAACATTCACACGCAAGGACAACGGAAAGTCGCTAATAACAACCAGGAAGATCATCGGTGAAGAGCTTGTACAG ACTTATACCTACGAAGGAGTCGAGGCCAAGAGGATTTTCAAGAAGGCTTAA